A window of the Haloarcula litorea genome harbors these coding sequences:
- the phoU gene encoding phosphate signaling complex protein PhoU, which translates to MPRDSFAAELDDLRADICDLGATVSERLDRAATAYEERDAAAGHAVATADGEINERYLALESRCIDLLALQQPVASDLRFVTASFKILTDLERVGDLAANLGDYVEEMESGAVPRVPITDISEMARTQLDEALSAYETGDPARCRAVAEADTDLDERCGAATDDLVRSLVKQSPSEEELEPLMADTQRFLLTVRDLERVGDHAVNIAARTLYMVESDDELIY; encoded by the coding sequence ATGCCACGCGACAGTTTCGCGGCCGAACTCGACGACCTCCGGGCGGACATCTGTGACCTCGGGGCCACCGTCAGCGAGCGCCTCGACCGCGCCGCCACCGCCTACGAGGAGCGCGACGCGGCCGCGGGACACGCCGTCGCGACGGCCGACGGCGAGATCAACGAACGCTACCTGGCCCTGGAGTCGCGGTGTATCGACCTGCTGGCGCTCCAGCAGCCCGTGGCCTCGGACCTGCGGTTCGTCACCGCGTCGTTCAAGATCCTCACCGACCTCGAACGCGTCGGCGACCTCGCCGCGAACCTCGGCGACTACGTCGAGGAGATGGAGTCGGGGGCGGTCCCCCGCGTCCCGATCACGGACATCTCGGAGATGGCCCGGACCCAGCTCGACGAGGCGCTGTCGGCCTACGAGACGGGCGACCCCGCGCGCTGCCGGGCCGTCGCCGAGGCCGACACCGACCTCGACGAGCGGTGCGGTGCCGCCACCGACGACTTGGTGCGCTCGCTCGTCAAGCAGTCCCCCTCAGAGGAGGAGCTGGAACCGCTGATGGCCGACACGCAGCGGTTCCTACTGACGGTACGGGACCTCGAACGGGTTGGCGACCACGCGGTCAACATCGCCGCCCGCACGCTGTACATGGTCGAGAGCGACGACGAGCTCATCTACTGA
- the phoU gene encoding phosphate signaling complex protein PhoU yields the protein MPRESYQERLETLREDVLYMSELVLDRLRMGLSALEQKDEAQAWEVIEGDGEVNELYLELEQDCIDLLALQQPVASDLRFIAASFKIITDLERIGDLATNLGEYTLEAERDVFPEVDIREVAEVVIEMVEDAMDAYDREDAEACYVIAETDDEVDARCESASETVVRDLIEREIDADSSDEDIEQLMADVSRLLLTVRDVERVGDHAVNIAARTLYMVENDDDLIY from the coding sequence ATGCCACGCGAATCGTATCAGGAGCGGTTGGAGACGCTGCGCGAGGACGTTCTCTATATGTCGGAACTCGTCCTCGACCGGCTTCGGATGGGGCTGAGCGCGCTGGAGCAGAAAGACGAGGCGCAGGCCTGGGAGGTCATCGAAGGCGACGGCGAGGTGAACGAGCTCTACCTCGAACTCGAACAGGACTGCATCGACCTGCTGGCGCTCCAGCAGCCCGTCGCCTCGGACCTGCGGTTCATCGCGGCCTCGTTCAAGATCATCACCGACCTCGAACGGATCGGCGACCTCGCGACGAACCTCGGCGAGTACACCCTGGAGGCCGAACGCGACGTGTTCCCCGAGGTCGACATCCGCGAGGTCGCCGAGGTCGTCATCGAGATGGTCGAGGACGCGATGGACGCCTACGACCGCGAGGACGCCGAGGCCTGCTACGTCATCGCCGAGACCGACGACGAGGTCGACGCCCGGTGCGAGTCCGCCTCCGAGACGGTCGTCCGGGACCTCATCGAGCGGGAGATCGACGCCGACTCCAGCGACGAGGACATCGAGCAGCTGATGGCCGACGTCTCCCGGCTGCTGTTGACGGTCCGGGACGTCGAGCGCGTCGGGGACCACGCGGTCAACATCGCCGCCCGCACGCTGTACATGGTCGAGAACGACGACGACCTCATCTACTGA
- a CDS encoding DUF5830 family protein gives MADTDRDPVELGVELLAHLEHEELTVADALDRIETVTTTPSVQRSILDTAVMRGVVEREDGRIRPTSGGTYVRFDADVVVREGEFACERCGASISTGHFVQFDGGELGPFGSTCVRKVLGRE, from the coding sequence GTGGCCGACACCGACCGTGACCCCGTCGAACTCGGGGTCGAGTTGCTCGCCCACCTCGAACACGAGGAACTCACGGTCGCGGACGCCCTCGACCGCATCGAGACGGTGACGACCACCCCCAGCGTCCAGCGGTCGATCCTCGACACCGCGGTGATGCGGGGGGTCGTCGAGCGCGAGGACGGCCGTATCCGCCCCACTTCGGGCGGGACCTACGTGCGCTTCGACGCCGACGTGGTCGTCCGGGAGGGCGAGTTCGCCTGCGAGCGCTGCGGCGCGAGCATCTCGACCGGGCACTTCGTCCAGTTCGACGGCGGCGAACTGGGGCCGTTCGGCTCGACGTGCGTGCGGAAGGTACTGGGGAGAGAGTAG
- a CDS encoding HVO_2523 family zinc finger protein: protein MSDDSGGRPCPICDRAMYHRHCKYVCPEHGVVFDCADTFY, encoded by the coding sequence ATGAGCGACGACAGCGGCGGTCGGCCGTGTCCGATCTGTGATCGGGCGATGTACCACCGCCACTGCAAGTACGTCTGTCCGGAACACGGCGTCGTCTTCGACTGCGCTGATACGTTCTACTGA
- a CDS encoding adenosylcobalamin-dependent ribonucleoside-diphosphate reductase: MSDAEPSAGDLTLPIKRTDGDTIEERLTSNAYHNILPARYLRKDANGDLVEEPEDLFERVAKNIALAEAVFEADQRDEEITVTPDQLKPDHPRRDELAAEVFGRGTTAADDAETTLSVYNVNKFAYETVVPELPEDVRSHVESMADRFQEQMEQLSFMPNSPTLMNAGDELQQLSACFVDSPEDDIDDIHQTAKEAAQVFQSGGGMGYAFWRLRPYGDPVGSTGGIASGPITFMRTYDQMCETIAQGGARRGAQMGVMRVSHPDVIQFIHAKNKDVSLAETLRLNDPDDFTHNSFAEALEEARGLIDDDGKVPEHLRNAVEGHLSNFNISVGVTDDFMDALQAGEEFTFTNPRTGDPHVATAETEELYEMFDLGEYVEAGEVLSIPAEKLWERIVEGAHENGEPGVIYLERVNKEHSFDVEEHPEHRILATNPCGEQPLEEYEACNLGHINLSTLAAEDAPDWRVWAEEHADEYDSQAAAVEAFLDEALDFEEFDERIELGTRFLENVVTMSDFPVEEIERKVREMRKIGLGIMGLAQLYIQLGVSYGSEEANEIARQVMRHINHGSKATSRELAQQRGTFEEWDNSKYADPTEYREWFEKQTGEDADDWEDGFPIRNHNTTTIAPTGTTSMIGNTTGGCEPIYNVAYYKNVSDDVQGDEMLVEFDDYFLRTLEENDIDVEAVKQEAQEQMADNAFDGVDGLTTVPDAIGELFVTTGDLSAQDHAGVQVACQEGVDSAISKTVNAPNDSTVEDAAEVFEYIYDHGGKGVTYYRDGTRSKQVLTTRAQNTEFSDMDAEEVVAQIEEVFGGIEGFLEDDAVQAALDDSVEEMLSVADGEQSEFARKRNRPDVLHGVTQRIDTGYGKLYVNINEDPEAERPFELFANIGNSGGFTASFTEALAKTISTALRSGVDPREIADELQGIRSPKVAWDKGEQIQSIPDAIGTALRRYLDGDVDKAYPQQATLEETAEDEEDAEREAATQTDGGPAAQPSGTQTADGPNADAGTDAQQELIDAGESPECPDCGSLSLYYSEGCKTCESCGWSEC, from the coding sequence ATGAGCGACGCGGAGCCGTCCGCCGGGGACCTCACGCTCCCCATCAAGCGCACGGACGGTGACACCATCGAGGAACGCCTGACGAGCAACGCCTACCACAACATTCTCCCGGCTCGCTATCTCCGGAAGGACGCGAACGGCGACCTCGTCGAGGAGCCGGAGGACCTCTTCGAGCGGGTCGCGAAGAACATCGCGCTGGCCGAGGCCGTCTTCGAGGCCGACCAGCGCGACGAGGAGATCACCGTCACGCCCGACCAGCTCAAGCCCGACCACCCGCGCCGGGACGAACTGGCCGCGGAGGTGTTCGGGAGGGGCACCACCGCGGCGGACGACGCCGAGACGACGCTCTCAGTCTACAACGTCAACAAGTTCGCCTACGAGACCGTCGTCCCCGAGCTGCCCGAGGACGTCCGGAGCCACGTCGAGTCGATGGCCGACCGGTTCCAGGAGCAGATGGAGCAGCTCTCCTTTATGCCGAACTCGCCGACGCTGATGAACGCCGGCGACGAGCTCCAGCAGCTCTCGGCCTGCTTCGTCGACTCGCCGGAGGACGACATCGACGACATCCACCAGACGGCCAAGGAGGCCGCCCAGGTGTTCCAGTCCGGCGGCGGGATGGGCTACGCGTTCTGGCGGCTGCGCCCGTACGGCGACCCCGTCGGCTCGACCGGCGGCATCGCCTCCGGGCCGATCACGTTCATGCGGACCTACGACCAGATGTGCGAGACCATCGCCCAGGGCGGCGCTCGACGGGGCGCACAGATGGGCGTGATGCGGGTCTCGCACCCGGACGTCATCCAGTTCATCCACGCCAAGAACAAGGACGTCTCGCTGGCCGAGACGCTGCGGCTGAACGACCCCGACGACTTCACGCACAACTCCTTCGCCGAGGCACTGGAGGAGGCCCGCGGCCTCATCGACGACGACGGCAAGGTGCCCGAGCACCTCCGGAACGCCGTCGAGGGCCACCTCTCGAACTTCAACATCTCCGTCGGCGTCACCGACGACTTCATGGACGCCCTGCAGGCCGGCGAGGAGTTCACGTTCACCAACCCCCGGACCGGCGACCCCCACGTCGCGACCGCCGAGACCGAGGAGCTCTACGAGATGTTCGACCTCGGCGAGTACGTCGAGGCCGGCGAAGTGCTCTCGATCCCCGCCGAGAAGCTCTGGGAGCGCATCGTCGAGGGCGCCCACGAGAACGGCGAACCGGGCGTCATCTACCTCGAACGCGTCAACAAGGAGCACTCCTTCGACGTCGAGGAACACCCCGAGCACCGCATCCTCGCGACCAACCCCTGTGGCGAGCAGCCCCTGGAGGAGTACGAGGCCTGCAACCTCGGGCACATCAACCTCTCGACGCTGGCGGCCGAGGACGCCCCCGACTGGCGCGTCTGGGCCGAGGAACACGCCGACGAGTACGACTCCCAGGCGGCCGCCGTCGAGGCGTTCCTCGACGAGGCCCTGGACTTCGAGGAGTTCGACGAGCGGATCGAACTCGGCACGCGCTTCCTCGAGAACGTCGTCACGATGTCTGACTTCCCGGTCGAGGAGATCGAGCGGAAGGTCCGGGAGATGCGCAAGATCGGGCTGGGCATCATGGGCCTGGCCCAGCTGTACATCCAGCTCGGCGTCTCCTACGGCTCCGAGGAGGCCAACGAGATCGCCCGGCAGGTCATGCGCCACATCAACCACGGCTCGAAGGCGACCAGCCGCGAACTCGCACAGCAGCGCGGCACCTTCGAGGAGTGGGACAACTCCAAGTACGCGGACCCGACCGAGTACCGCGAGTGGTTCGAGAAACAGACCGGCGAGGACGCCGACGACTGGGAAGACGGCTTCCCCATCCGGAACCACAACACGACGACCATCGCGCCCACCGGCACCACGTCGATGATCGGCAACACCACCGGCGGGTGTGAGCCCATCTACAACGTCGCCTACTACAAGAACGTCTCCGACGACGTCCAGGGCGACGAGATGCTGGTGGAGTTCGACGACTACTTCCTCCGGACCTTAGAGGAGAACGACATCGACGTCGAGGCCGTCAAGCAGGAGGCCCAGGAACAGATGGCCGACAACGCCTTCGACGGCGTCGACGGGCTGACGACGGTCCCGGACGCCATCGGCGAGCTGTTCGTCACCACGGGCGACCTCTCCGCACAGGACCACGCCGGCGTGCAGGTCGCCTGCCAGGAGGGCGTCGACTCCGCCATCTCGAAGACTGTCAACGCCCCCAACGACTCCACCGTCGAGGACGCCGCCGAGGTGTTCGAGTACATCTACGACCACGGCGGCAAGGGCGTCACCTACTACCGCGACGGCACCCGCTCGAAGCAGGTGCTGACGACCCGCGCCCAGAACACGGAGTTCTCGGACATGGACGCCGAGGAGGTCGTCGCCCAGATCGAGGAGGTCTTCGGCGGCATCGAGGGCTTCCTCGAGGACGACGCGGTCCAGGCGGCGCTGGACGACTCCGTCGAGGAGATGCTCTCGGTCGCCGACGGCGAGCAAAGCGAGTTCGCCCGCAAGCGCAACCGGCCCGACGTCCTCCACGGCGTCACCCAGCGCATCGACACCGGCTACGGGAAGCTCTACGTCAACATCAACGAGGACCCCGAGGCCGAGCGGCCCTTCGAGCTGTTCGCCAACATCGGCAACAGCGGGGGCTTCACCGCCTCCTTCACCGAGGCGCTGGCCAAGACCATCTCGACGGCGCTGCGCTCGGGGGTCGACCCCCGGGAGATCGCCGACGAGCTCCAGGGCATCCGGTCGCCGAAGGTCGCCTGGGACAAGGGCGAGCAGATCCAGTCCATCCCGGACGCCATCGGCACCGCGCTCCGGCGCTACCTCGACGGCGACGTCGACAAGGCCTACCCCCAGCAGGCCACGCTGGAGGAGACGGCCGAGGACGAGGAGGATGCCGAGCGTGAGGCCGCCACGCAGACCGACGGCGGACCCGCCGCCCAGCCGAGCGGCACCCAGACCGCCGACGGTCCGAACGCCGACGCCGGGACGGACGCCCAGCAGGAGCTGATCGACGCCGGCGAGAGCCCGGAGTGTCCGGACTGCGGCTCGCTCTCGCTGTACTACTCGGAGGGGTGCAAGACCTGCGAGTCCTGTGGCTGGTCCGAGTGCTGA
- a CDS encoding DUF7526 family protein, translating to METIDGEVIHVVPPEERDDYDLDPELASLAESRYILVCRKGGRPSWLERVLAFLRREAIEPVTLVADAGRDEGADVTARVEETDVRGVYDVVAFE from the coding sequence ATGGAGACCATCGACGGCGAGGTGATCCACGTCGTCCCCCCGGAGGAGCGGGACGACTACGACCTCGACCCCGAACTGGCGTCGCTGGCGGAGTCCCGCTACATCCTCGTCTGCCGGAAGGGCGGCCGCCCCTCGTGGCTCGAACGGGTCCTCGCGTTCCTCCGCCGAGAGGCCATCGAGCCCGTCACGCTCGTCGCCGACGCCGGCCGCGACGAGGGGGCAGACGTCACCGCACGCGTCGAGGAGACGGACGTGCGAGGCGTCTACGACGTCGTCGCGTTCGAGTAG
- a CDS encoding PAS domain S-box protein yields MTDEGRVRVLHVDDDPEFADVTAMHLERVDDDITVETETSARDGLERLRAEAFDCVVSDHDMPGMDGLDFLRAVREEFGDLPFVLFTGKGNEEIASDAISAGVTEYLQKDVGADQFPVLANRIQRAVGERRAKAALEESERQLSTLISNLPGIVYRARNERGWPMEFVSGDAEGLVGYEADAIESGDVAWGDLILASEQDRLWDRVQTCVAAGEPFEVTYRIETADGTVRWLWERGRVVGVDEGVEILEGFITDVTARKERERELEREREFTEGLMDAIDDAFYVVDTTGAFVRWNDTVTEVTGYSDGEIAAMSAYDLVPEAYHDRVDDAIAETVTAGQGTVELPIETSDGDRVRFEFRGGRVEDTDGDLLGVAGIARDISDRKTRERKLEQYETLVENVGDPMYVLDTDGTVRMANEAMADHLGCDRGTIVGSDPTEFMPAEDVERVSEVIRTLLSEPDETWRTVEMRTVDTDGEVTTTENKVAPLVDEGEFTGSVGVIRDVTERKLRERELERYETIVEAVGDPVYSLDDEGVFTYVNEAIEPMTGYSPDDLVGEHIGTIMTDDGIEAGEQLIRDLLDDPEADSGTIEMDVVTRDGRQIPSENNIALLPTADGEFTGTAGVIRDIAERKERERRLSEFASVVSHDLRNPLNVVQGRVTLARETGDVDHLADAAAAAERMERLIDDLLTLAREGETVGTLDEVDLATTAERAWAGVDTGAATLSVESTATVEADAPRLRELFENLVRNAVEHGPDDVTVTVGADDTGFYVADDGPGVPAEDRDRVFDRGYTTSQSGTGFGLAIVEDIADAHGWTVSVEESESGGARFAFTTTPDAR; encoded by the coding sequence ATGACCGACGAGGGTCGCGTCCGGGTGCTCCACGTCGACGACGACCCGGAGTTCGCGGACGTCACCGCGATGCACCTGGAGCGGGTCGACGACGACATCACCGTCGAGACGGAGACGAGCGCGCGCGACGGACTCGAACGCCTCCGGGCGGAGGCGTTCGACTGCGTCGTCAGCGATCACGATATGCCGGGGATGGACGGCCTGGACTTTCTGCGGGCGGTCCGCGAGGAGTTCGGCGACCTCCCGTTCGTCCTGTTCACCGGGAAGGGGAACGAGGAGATCGCCAGCGACGCCATCTCCGCCGGCGTCACGGAGTACCTCCAGAAGGACGTCGGGGCCGACCAGTTTCCGGTCCTCGCCAATCGGATCCAGCGGGCGGTCGGCGAGCGGCGCGCGAAGGCGGCCCTCGAGGAGTCCGAGCGACAGCTGTCGACGCTCATCTCGAACCTCCCGGGGATCGTCTATCGGGCCAGAAACGAGCGGGGCTGGCCGATGGAGTTCGTCAGCGGCGACGCGGAGGGTCTCGTCGGCTACGAGGCGGACGCCATCGAGTCGGGCGACGTCGCCTGGGGCGATCTCATCCTGGCGTCGGAACAGGACCGGCTCTGGGACCGGGTCCAGACCTGCGTGGCCGCCGGCGAACCGTTCGAGGTGACGTACCGGATAGAGACCGCGGACGGGACGGTCCGGTGGCTCTGGGAGCGGGGACGAGTGGTCGGCGTGGACGAGGGCGTGGAGATACTCGAGGGGTTCATCACGGACGTCACCGCCCGCAAGGAACGCGAGCGCGAACTCGAACGGGAGCGGGAGTTCACCGAGGGCCTGATGGACGCCATCGACGACGCCTTCTACGTCGTCGACACGACCGGCGCGTTCGTCCGCTGGAACGACACCGTCACCGAGGTGACCGGCTACAGCGACGGCGAGATCGCCGCGATGTCGGCCTACGACCTGGTCCCGGAGGCGTACCACGACCGGGTCGACGACGCCATCGCCGAGACGGTCACGGCCGGGCAGGGGACGGTCGAGCTCCCGATCGAGACGAGCGACGGCGACCGCGTCCGCTTCGAGTTCCGCGGCGGCCGGGTCGAGGACACCGACGGCGACCTCCTCGGCGTCGCCGGCATCGCACGGGACATCAGCGACCGCAAGACCCGCGAGCGGAAGCTGGAACAGTACGAGACGCTGGTGGAGAACGTCGGCGACCCGATGTACGTCCTCGATACGGACGGGACCGTCCGGATGGCAAACGAGGCGATGGCCGACCACCTGGGCTGTGATCGGGGGACGATCGTCGGCAGCGACCCGACGGAGTTCATGCCCGCGGAGGACGTCGAGCGCGTGAGCGAGGTCATCAGGACGCTGCTCTCGGAGCCCGACGAGACGTGGCGGACCGTCGAGATGCGGACCGTCGACACCGACGGCGAGGTCACGACCACCGAGAACAAGGTCGCCCCGCTGGTCGACGAGGGGGAGTTCACCGGCTCCGTCGGCGTCATCCGGGACGTCACCGAGCGCAAGCTCCGGGAGCGAGAGCTCGAACGCTACGAGACCATCGTCGAGGCCGTCGGCGACCCGGTCTACTCGCTGGACGACGAGGGCGTGTTCACCTACGTCAACGAGGCCATCGAGCCGATGACCGGCTACAGCCCCGACGACCTCGTCGGCGAACACATCGGGACCATCATGACCGACGACGGGATCGAGGCGGGCGAACAGCTCATCCGCGACCTGCTCGACGACCCCGAGGCCGACAGCGGGACGATCGAGATGGACGTCGTGACCCGCGACGGGCGACAGATCCCCTCGGAGAACAACATCGCACTCCTGCCGACGGCGGACGGCGAGTTCACCGGAACCGCCGGCGTCATCCGCGACATCGCCGAGCGCAAGGAGCGCGAGCGCCGCCTCTCGGAGTTCGCCAGCGTCGTGAGCCACGACCTCAGGAACCCCCTCAACGTCGTCCAGGGCCGCGTCACGCTCGCACGGGAGACCGGCGACGTCGACCACCTCGCGGACGCCGCGGCGGCCGCCGAGCGGATGGAGCGGCTGATCGACGACCTGCTGACGCTGGCGCGCGAGGGCGAGACGGTCGGGACCCTCGACGAGGTCGACCTCGCCACCACCGCGGAGCGGGCGTGGGCCGGCGTCGACACCGGGGCGGCGACGCTGTCCGTCGAGTCGACGGCCACCGTCGAGGCGGACGCGCCGCGGCTCCGCGAACTGTTCGAGAACCTCGTTCGCAACGCCGTCGAGCACGGACCCGACGACGTGACCGTCACCGTCGGGGCGGACGACACCGGCTTCTACGTCGCCGACGACGGGCCGGGCGTCCCGGCCGAGGACCGCGACCGCGTGTTCGACCGCGGGTACACGACGAGTCAGTCCGGCACCGGGTTCGGGCTGGCGATCGTCGAGGACATCGCCGACGCCCACGGCTGGACGGTGTCGGTCGAGGAGAGCGAGTCCGGCGGCGCGCGGTTCGCGTTCACGACGACTCCGGACGCCCGCTGA
- a CDS encoding molybdopterin-dependent oxidoreductase codes for MTDAVLDSRRGVTLVSALAGVAGLAGSFAVTGATPAFLASPVERTLARSMPGAIVSFAITTLGSLGQQLNLVTAVAVTGLLVALAARAALLTGEAANNRLLPAVGTAVLTWVVALALTRQVVLAAAPALAAAGVVAVAQTLDAAGGRVAPVSSKRRRALSTVGVALGATALGYTAGQRRTPTATAENAPSLDAAGADNEDIEAKLATAEARTLDVGGLEPLVSDRFFEVDINAVDPDVAAADWSLSVTGAVEREVTVDYEELLAMEAENRFSTLRCVGDSLNGKKMDTALWTGVPVERFLEEAGVDSDCECVMLRAEDDYYEEFPLEALRGGLLVYGMNGDVLPRGHGYPVRALVPGHWGEVNVKWLSEIELLEREATGYWEKRGWQGTGPVKPIAKLHHARLLNDGRRELAGHAYGGLQGVSAVEVSTDGGDTWADADLSEPLPAPDGEGRAADAWRQWQFAYDAPGQPHEVVVRMIDERGVVQTEEETGPRPSGPTGWVSRRFDR; via the coding sequence ATGACAGACGCCGTCCTCGACTCCCGGCGGGGCGTGACGCTGGTCAGCGCCCTCGCCGGCGTGGCCGGACTCGCCGGGTCGTTCGCCGTCACCGGGGCGACGCCGGCCTTCCTCGCCTCCCCGGTCGAACGGACGCTCGCACGGTCGATGCCCGGCGCGATCGTCTCGTTCGCGATCACGACGCTGGGGAGCCTCGGGCAGCAACTGAACCTCGTCACGGCCGTCGCCGTCACCGGCCTGCTCGTGGCGCTGGCGGCCCGCGCGGCCCTCCTGACCGGCGAGGCCGCGAACAACCGCCTGCTCCCCGCCGTCGGGACGGCGGTCCTGACGTGGGTCGTCGCCCTCGCGTTGACCCGGCAAGTCGTCCTCGCGGCCGCGCCGGCGCTCGCGGCCGCCGGCGTCGTGGCAGTGGCACAGACGCTGGACGCCGCCGGCGGCCGGGTCGCCCCGGTCTCCTCGAAGCGGCGGCGTGCGCTCTCGACGGTCGGCGTCGCGCTCGGCGCGACGGCGCTGGGGTACACGGCCGGCCAGCGGCGGACGCCGACGGCGACCGCGGAGAACGCGCCCTCGCTGGACGCGGCGGGTGCGGACAACGAGGACATCGAGGCCAAGCTCGCCACCGCCGAGGCCCGGACGCTCGACGTCGGCGGCCTCGAACCCCTGGTCAGCGACCGCTTCTTCGAGGTGGACATCAACGCCGTCGACCCGGACGTGGCCGCCGCGGACTGGTCGCTGTCGGTCACCGGGGCCGTCGAGCGGGAGGTGACCGTCGACTACGAGGAACTGCTGGCGATGGAGGCCGAGAACCGCTTCTCGACGCTGCGCTGTGTGGGGGACTCGCTGAACGGGAAGAAGATGGACACGGCGCTGTGGACCGGCGTCCCCGTCGAGCGGTTCCTCGAGGAGGCCGGCGTCGACAGCGACTGCGAGTGCGTGATGCTCCGGGCCGAAGACGACTACTACGAGGAGTTCCCGCTGGAGGCGCTCCGGGGCGGTCTGCTGGTCTACGGGATGAACGGGGACGTGCTCCCGCGGGGCCACGGCTACCCCGTGCGGGCGCTGGTCCCGGGCCACTGGGGCGAGGTCAACGTGAAGTGGCTCTCCGAGATCGAACTGCTGGAACGCGAGGCGACGGGCTACTGGGAGAAGCGCGGCTGGCAGGGCACCGGCCCGGTCAAGCCGATCGCGAAGCTCCACCACGCGCGGCTGCTGAACGACGGCCGCCGGGAACTGGCCGGGCACGCCTACGGCGGCCTCCAGGGGGTCTCGGCGGTCGAGGTGTCGACCGACGGCGGCGACACCTGGGCCGACGCCGACCTCTCCGAGCCCCTGCCGGCCCCCGACGGCGAGGGCCGGGCCGCCGACGCCTGGCGGCAGTGGCAGTTCGCCTACGACGCCCCGGGACAGCCCCACGAGGTGGTCGTCCGGATGATCGACGAGCGGGGAGTCGTCCAGACGGAGGAGGAGACGGGCCCGCGACCGAGCGGCCCGACCGGCTGGGTCTCGCGGCGGTTCGACCGGTAA
- a CDS encoding TVP38/TMEM64 family protein: protein MDRLAKRQVLGSAALVAVLGAAALVLSPATLIREALHLASHPVYLAALIVALYLIRPLFAWPTMPLSAFVGFVLGVEYGIPVALMGALVTCLIPYRFAREAGEQGGMFGWLGESGRRVIEVTGETRGVLAARLSPVPADPVSYGAGFAGVSTRSFVVGTFVGEIPWVVVEVIAGASMRSLTLSGLSIDALPQLLVLLGAVAVLVLAGPAYRHVSGRPESS, encoded by the coding sequence ATGGACCGGCTCGCCAAGCGGCAGGTGCTCGGCTCGGCCGCGCTCGTGGCGGTGCTGGGCGCGGCGGCGCTCGTCCTCTCGCCGGCGACGCTCATCCGCGAGGCGCTGCACCTCGCCTCGCACCCCGTGTACCTCGCGGCGCTCATCGTCGCCCTCTACCTGATCCGGCCGCTGTTCGCGTGGCCGACGATGCCGCTGTCGGCGTTCGTCGGCTTCGTCCTCGGCGTCGAGTACGGCATCCCCGTGGCGCTGATGGGCGCGCTGGTCACCTGCCTCATCCCCTATCGCTTCGCCCGCGAGGCCGGCGAGCAGGGCGGGATGTTCGGCTGGCTCGGCGAGTCCGGACGGCGGGTCATCGAGGTGACCGGCGAGACGCGGGGCGTGCTGGCCGCCCGGCTGTCGCCGGTGCCGGCCGATCCGGTCTCCTACGGGGCCGGCTTCGCCGGCGTCTCGACGCGGTCGTTCGTCGTCGGGACGTTCGTCGGCGAGATCCCCTGGGTCGTCGTCGAGGTGATCGCCGGCGCGTCGATGCGGTCGCTGACGCTGTCGGGACTCTCCATCGACGCGCTCCCGCAGCTGCTGGTGTTGCTCGGGGCGGTCGCGGTGCTGGTGCTCGCCGGGCCGGCCTACCGCCACGTCAGCGGGCGTCCGGAGTCGTCGTGA